From a region of the Fischerella sp. JS2 genome:
- a CDS encoding ABC transporter ATP-binding protein → MRTLRKKRNALRQSLAVFRYSGRAIALVWNTSRSLTIILATLTLVAGLLPAAIAYIGKLIVDAVVFAFQNTQTNNIVNSYHPLMYVGIEAIAVALLAFSQRGLTICQSLLRVLLGQRVNELILEKALTLELTQFEDSEFYDKLTNARREASIRPLSLVNRTFGLVQSALSLLTYGALLINFSIWAAVVLILAAMPAFIAETKFAGEAFRLFRWRAPETRQQHYLETLAAREDFAKEVKLYQLGEMLLERYRNIFYQLYDEDRKLTIRRSLWGYLLSLLSTIAFYVAYAWIVLETVAGRISLGDMTMYLTVFRQGQTTFSGALTSIGGMYEDNLYLSNLYEFLEEEVPQQKGKATKGIKPGDGIRFENVTFTYPESIQPALKNISFHVKPGEKLAIVGENGSGKTTLIKLLTRLYNPSSGRILLDGLDLQEWDVDVLRRRIGVIFQNFVRYQFTVGENIGVGDVARMEDRELWEIAAEKGMALPFIEKLPATFSTQLGKWFSGGQELSGGQWQKIALARAFMRTNADIVVLDEPTSAMDAQAEYDIFNHFRALTKNQMVFLISHRFSTVRMADKILVIEAGEVVEEGNHEELLQVGGRYARLFYLQAAGYQ, encoded by the coding sequence ATGAGGACTCTTCGTAAAAAACGTAACGCCCTACGCCAATCACTGGCGGTATTTCGCTATAGTGGACGAGCGATCGCTTTAGTATGGAATACTAGCCGTTCTCTCACAATTATTCTGGCGACTTTAACTCTGGTGGCTGGTCTTTTACCAGCAGCTATAGCTTACATCGGTAAGTTAATCGTCGATGCGGTAGTTTTTGCATTTCAAAATACACAAACTAACAATATTGTCAATAGCTATCATCCTCTAATGTATGTAGGAATTGAAGCTATTGCTGTAGCCTTACTTGCTTTTAGCCAGAGGGGGTTGACGATTTGTCAGTCGTTGTTGCGGGTATTACTCGGTCAACGGGTGAATGAACTAATCTTAGAAAAAGCCCTGACTCTAGAATTGACACAATTTGAAGACTCAGAATTTTATGACAAACTCACTAACGCACGGCGAGAAGCTTCTATTCGTCCCCTTTCACTTGTGAACCGCACCTTTGGCTTGGTACAAAGCGCCCTTTCACTGTTAACCTATGGGGCTTTGTTAATCAACTTCTCAATTTGGGCAGCGGTTGTACTGATCCTAGCAGCAATGCCTGCATTCATTGCCGAAACTAAGTTTGCGGGGGAAGCCTTTCGCTTGTTTCGTTGGCGTGCGCCGGAAACTCGTCAGCAGCATTATTTAGAAACCTTGGCAGCTAGAGAAGATTTCGCCAAGGAAGTCAAACTCTACCAATTGGGAGAGATGTTGCTGGAACGTTACCGCAATATCTTCTATCAACTCTACGATGAAGACCGAAAGTTAACCATCCGGCGATCGCTATGGGGATATTTGCTGAGTTTGTTAAGTACCATTGCTTTTTATGTCGCATACGCTTGGATAGTTTTAGAAACTGTCGCAGGCAGAATTTCTTTAGGCGATATGACGATGTATCTCACCGTATTTCGCCAAGGACAGACAACTTTTTCTGGTGCGTTGACTTCTATCGGGGGAATGTATGAAGACAATTTATACCTTTCCAATCTCTACGAATTCCTAGAGGAGGAAGTACCACAACAAAAAGGTAAAGCTACTAAAGGTATCAAACCTGGGGATGGTATTCGGTTTGAAAACGTCACCTTTACCTATCCAGAAAGTATCCAACCTGCGTTGAAAAATATTTCTTTTCACGTCAAACCAGGAGAAAAATTAGCTATTGTTGGTGAAAACGGTTCTGGCAAGACTACTTTAATTAAACTACTGACTCGACTCTACAACCCTAGCTCTGGCAGGATTTTACTAGATGGCTTGGATTTGCAAGAGTGGGATGTGGATGTGTTGCGACGACGCATAGGTGTAATTTTCCAAAACTTTGTCCGTTACCAATTTACGGTAGGGGAAAATATTGGTGTCGGTGACGTGGCACGGATGGAAGATAGAGAACTGTGGGAAATTGCTGCCGAAAAGGGGATGGCGCTACCTTTTATTGAGAAATTGCCCGCCACATTTAGCACTCAATTAGGTAAATGGTTTAGTGGAGGACAAGAACTTTCTGGAGGACAATGGCAGAAAATTGCCCTTGCCCGTGCTTTTATGCGAACTAACGCAGATATAGTAGTGTTGGATGAACCAACATCAGCAATGGATGCCCAAGCTGAGTACGATATTTTCAATCATTTTCGCGCCCTCACCAAAAATCAAATGGTGTTTTTAATCTCTCACCGTTTTTCGACAGTGCGGATGGCTGACAAAATTCTGGTGATTGAAGCAGGAGAAGTGGTAGAAGAGGGAAATCACGAGGAATTGTTGCAGGTTGGAGGCAGGTACGCTAGGCTCTTTTATTTGCAAGCGGCGGGGTATCAGTAG
- a CDS encoding AAA-like domain-containing protein, producing the protein MEKSRAKRRRGVVLTSAGMKRLQAAILAVEITQNNGNRFSLEELSDRIQVSTKTLTRLWSLDASVDRKTLKLCFSAFNLELRPSDYTILSEPDHTETFPAPLPNLENKDIYALEFPSIKELHHESEHICSYPDGPVPLDSPFYIERPPIEKIAYQEITQPGCVIRIRSPRDMGKSSLVLRLLAFAQKQEYHTVKIDCQEIDSLCLSDLNHFFRCFCWRVAKELDIEPNLDTCWDEEMGRKLSCSFYFKNYLLKQIKRPVVLVLEQADHFFEHPQLAQEFFPLLRSWYEEARRDSIWQKLRLVVVYSTEVYVSLNINRSPFNIGLPLRLPEFTEQQVKDLAKRHGLNWEFGDEAARVMSLVGGHPALIRLTLYYLCCQEISLEQLIKEAIANGGIYRYHLWRHWASLQEKPGLIETYSKVLAGKQSIFLNPIETYKLDSLGVISYERDHIKPRCQLYRSYFEKQLSTTRV; encoded by the coding sequence ATGGAAAAATCTAGAGCCAAACGCAGACGGGGTGTTGTGCTGACCTCCGCTGGAATGAAGCGGCTGCAAGCAGCGATCTTAGCTGTGGAAATTACTCAGAACAATGGTAATCGTTTTAGCTTAGAAGAATTAAGCGATCGCATTCAAGTTTCTACCAAAACATTGACTCGATTGTGGTCATTGGACGCAAGTGTAGATCGTAAAACGCTAAAACTCTGCTTTAGTGCCTTTAACTTAGAATTACGTCCATCAGATTACACTATATTGAGTGAACCGGATCACACTGAAACTTTTCCAGCACCCTTGCCAAATTTAGAGAACAAAGACATATATGCGTTAGAATTCCCATCTATAAAAGAACTACATCACGAGTCTGAACATATTTGTTCCTATCCGGATGGCCCAGTTCCCCTAGATTCTCCCTTCTATATTGAACGTCCACCAATTGAAAAAATAGCTTATCAGGAAATAACTCAACCAGGGTGTGTAATCAGGATTAGATCTCCCAGAGATATGGGTAAAAGCTCTCTAGTGCTGCGGCTGTTAGCCTTTGCCCAAAAGCAAGAATATCATACAGTCAAAATAGATTGCCAGGAAATTGATTCGCTGTGTTTGAGTGACTTAAACCATTTTTTCCGTTGTTTTTGCTGGCGAGTAGCAAAAGAATTAGATATTGAGCCGAATCTAGATACTTGCTGGGATGAAGAAATGGGCAGAAAATTGAGTTGTAGTTTTTACTTTAAGAACTACTTACTCAAACAAATCAAACGTCCTGTAGTTCTTGTTTTAGAGCAAGCAGATCACTTTTTTGAACATCCACAACTTGCCCAAGAGTTTTTTCCTTTGTTGCGTTCGTGGTACGAGGAAGCACGAAGAGATAGCATTTGGCAGAAATTGAGACTAGTCGTAGTTTACTCAACAGAAGTGTATGTCTCTTTAAATATCAACCGCTCTCCATTTAATATTGGATTACCTTTGCGTTTACCAGAGTTTACTGAGCAACAGGTAAAAGATTTAGCCAAAAGACATGGTTTAAATTGGGAATTTGGTGACGAGGCTGCTCGAGTGATGTCCCTCGTGGGGGGACATCCAGCCTTAATTCGGCTGACTCTATATTATCTTTGCTGTCAAGAAATTAGTTTAGAACAGCTAATTAAAGAAGCGATCGCTAACGGTGGTATTTACCGCTATCATTTATGGCGGCACTGGGCAAGTCTACAAGAAAAACCTGGTCTAATAGAAACATATTCTAAAGTTTTGGCAGGCAAACAAAGTATTTTTCTTAATCCCATAGAGACTTACAAACTCGACAGTTTAGGAGTGATCAGCTATGAACGCGATCACATCAAACCGCGATGCCAACTTTATCGTAGTTACTTTGAAAAACAGCTATCTACAACTCGAGTTTAA
- a CDS encoding RICIN domain-containing protein, with protein sequence MVTTPLPSPTTSNSTQVTTVVTTVAKIASGRTKPGATNWQVNANGVFVDVDTSAAGFSKTPIYVTSIAGDGNHWGTTGASSVYQATEKGFRVYIRWEQDYKNTAITPAEANGYKWHINWIAIEPWLEEGQLTNTQTSSTGTTTNSLPNVGCQNESQLRSINADVATQINFVNKTNSVVKIFWINYQGQRQFIQDLQPGQSVNKSTYVTHPWVVTDAQGTCLGVFQPERDRKDAIIEGSTTQSPKVPIVGQYYYLIAKHSNKALAVTGANTADGGNVLQWQNQKVDHFKWQLQDAGDGYYYLIAKHSGKALAVTGASKDDGANVLQWQNQGLDHFKWRLEDAGDGYFYLVAKHSGKVLNVYGAGTTDGTNVIQYTKSNSDNSKWKFEPV encoded by the coding sequence ATGGTAACTACACCCTTACCAAGTCCAACAACCAGTAACAGCACACAAGTCACAACCGTTGTTACCACAGTTGCCAAAATCGCATCAGGTAGAACCAAACCAGGTGCAACAAATTGGCAGGTAAACGCTAATGGTGTTTTTGTAGACGTTGACACTAGTGCTGCTGGATTTAGCAAAACACCGATCTACGTTACCTCAATTGCTGGCGATGGTAATCATTGGGGAACCACTGGAGCTAGTTCTGTTTACCAAGCCACAGAAAAAGGCTTTCGCGTATATATCCGTTGGGAGCAAGACTATAAGAACACAGCCATTACCCCAGCAGAAGCCAATGGTTATAAATGGCATATCAATTGGATTGCTATTGAGCCTTGGTTAGAAGAAGGACAATTAACCAACACTCAAACATCTTCCACGGGTACTACAACAAATTCATTACCAAATGTCGGTTGTCAGAATGAAAGCCAACTTCGTTCAATAAATGCCGACGTTGCCACTCAGATCAATTTCGTCAACAAAACCAACTCTGTTGTAAAAATTTTCTGGATTAACTATCAAGGTCAGCGCCAATTCATCCAAGATCTACAACCAGGACAATCCGTCAACAAATCGACCTATGTCACTCATCCTTGGGTAGTTACAGATGCACAAGGCACATGCTTAGGTGTGTTCCAGCCAGAACGCGATCGCAAGGATGCCATTATTGAAGGTAGCACAACTCAATCGCCTAAAGTTCCTATTGTAGGGCAATACTACTATCTCATTGCCAAACACAGCAACAAAGCTTTAGCTGTCACAGGTGCTAACACTGCTGATGGAGGTAATGTCTTACAATGGCAAAACCAAAAAGTCGATCACTTTAAATGGCAATTACAAGATGCAGGTGATGGCTATTACTACCTGATCGCCAAACATAGCGGCAAAGCTTTAGCTGTCACAGGTGCTAGCAAGGATGATGGAGCCAATGTTTTACAATGGCAAAACCAAGGACTCGATCACTTCAAATGGCGGTTGGAAGATGCAGGTGATGGCTATTTCTACCTGGTTGCCAAACATAGTGGCAAAGTTTTAAATGTCTATGGTGCTGGCACTACCGACGGAACTAATGTCATTCAGTATACAAAATCAAATAGTGACAACTCCAAATGGAAATTTGAGCCTGTGTAG
- a CDS encoding AAA-like domain-containing protein: protein MRYQVGGSLRGDDPTYVIRQADEQLYTELKTGDFCYVLNSRQMGKSSLLQRTSHRLEQEGYVCVYLDVSRLGSEETTPGQWYKGIIVSLLHSFDLAQQINFEDWWQQQAELSLIQRLHQFVEEVLLPKVQQQRIFIFIDEIDSLLSLSFPVNDFFVWIRHCYNLRSHNWQFQRLGFAIFGVATPSDLISDKQRTPFNIGKAIELYGFQLYEAKPLVKGLEAVINQPEIVLREIIYWTQGQPFLTQKLCRLVVQIALESSTKMITLPPRTEALWVEQLVRSRLIEHWESQDEPEHLRTIRDRLLFKEEQAGRLLGLYQRVLQAEENQAPPILTDDSREQTELLLSGLVEKRDGYLKIKNPIYRSVFNAQWVTQQLDTLRPYSQALNAWVMSNYEDQSRLLRGRALQDAQKWAQGKSLGDVDYQFLAASQQEERREVQMALEAARAKEVEARLAQEKKTARLQRFLLVTVAIALLVSTGLGIGTFIMYRQAVNSEYQARLSEVAALVSSSEGLFASNQKLDALVEAIKATQRLQKLKQPNTNVEPQVKNVLRQAVYGSDEYNRFSGHTAAVMTVAVSPDSSLIASAGMDKTIRLWRRDGTAVAIFTDHQAAVRILEFSFDGQIFVSASDDGVIKVWQRNQSGTYRISSSFTAHTAAIWGLALSPDGETIASASLDKKVKLWKRDGSLLNTFAGDNAAFSGVAFSPDGRVLAAATLYKAVKLWKQDGTSWDKANLLQTLSDHTGWVAAVAFSPDGQTIASSSEDTTVKLWRKDNTNGNYRFWKTLKGHSAGIWQVVFSPDGQAIASASLDKTIKLWNIDGTELRTLRGHSASVWSVKFSRDASFIASAGAENVVRLWQTENAFQKSIIAHSAGIWSIAISPKTGAIATAGHENIAKLWSNQGKLLKIFSNGSPVFGVSFSRDGKLIALASEDDTVKLWQADGTLVATYKYPTSSELFTGAMSPNAQTIAMVNVDKTIRLWWRDRQAPVQDFRLSSKILKGHEAEIWQVVFSPDSRLLASASGDGTVKLWTLDGKLLKTLQGHTAAVWRVAFSPDGKIIASGSGDNTVKLWTLDGKLLRTLQGHTAAIWGVAFSPDSKIVATASVDTTIKLWQVDGTELTTLTGHTAAIRGVAISRDGKILASIGDDNTLILWNLQRILKQDVLAYGCALAQNYLQTNRTVKQSDRHLCKQI from the coding sequence ATGAGATACCAGGTTGGTGGTAGTCTCCGAGGTGATGATCCCACCTACGTGATTCGTCAAGCAGACGAACAACTTTATACAGAACTAAAAACAGGTGATTTTTGTTATGTCTTAAATTCCCGACAAATGGGCAAGTCATCTCTACTACAGCGAACTAGCCATCGTCTGGAACAAGAAGGCTATGTGTGTGTTTATCTGGATGTTTCCCGATTGGGTAGTGAAGAAACAACACCTGGGCAATGGTACAAAGGCATCATTGTTAGCTTGCTTCACAGCTTCGATTTGGCACAGCAGATTAACTTTGAAGATTGGTGGCAACAACAAGCAGAACTTTCCCTGATACAACGACTGCATCAATTTGTGGAAGAGGTGTTGCTGCCAAAGGTGCAACAGCAGCGTATTTTCATTTTTATCGATGAGATTGATAGCCTACTGAGTTTGAGTTTCCCTGTCAATGACTTTTTTGTTTGGATTCGTCATTGCTATAATTTGCGATCGCACAACTGGCAATTTCAGCGCCTGGGATTTGCGATATTTGGTGTAGCTACTCCATCGGATCTGATTTCAGACAAACAGCGAACGCCCTTTAATATTGGTAAGGCAATTGAGTTATACGGCTTTCAATTGTATGAAGCCAAGCCATTAGTAAAAGGGTTAGAAGCAGTAATCAATCAACCAGAAATAGTACTGCGGGAGATTATCTACTGGACACAAGGACAACCATTTTTGACCCAAAAACTTTGTCGTTTAGTCGTCCAAATTGCCTTAGAAAGTTCTACTAAAATGATTACCCTACCTCCGAGAACTGAAGCGTTGTGGGTAGAACAATTAGTGCGATCGCGCCTAATTGAACATTGGGAATCTCAAGACGAACCCGAACACCTGCGCACAATTCGCGATCGCTTATTATTTAAAGAAGAACAAGCAGGACGGTTGCTAGGACTTTATCAACGGGTATTGCAAGCCGAAGAGAACCAAGCACCACCTATACTAACAGATGACAGTCGCGAACAAACAGAACTGTTGTTATCAGGATTAGTTGAGAAGCGTGACGGTTATTTAAAAATCAAAAATCCGATCTACCGGAGTGTCTTCAATGCTCAATGGGTGACACAGCAGTTAGATACTCTGCGTCCCTACTCCCAAGCATTGAATGCGTGGGTAATGTCGAACTACGAAGATCAATCGCGTTTGTTGCGGGGACGAGCTTTGCAGGATGCTCAAAAATGGGCGCAAGGCAAAAGTCTGGGCGATGTCGACTATCAGTTTTTAGCTGCTAGTCAGCAAGAAGAACGACGAGAAGTACAAATGGCATTAGAAGCCGCACGAGCTAAAGAAGTAGAAGCACGACTAGCACAAGAGAAAAAAACAGCTAGATTGCAGAGGTTTTTATTAGTAACAGTTGCGATCGCGTTACTCGTTTCTACCGGATTGGGGATCGGAACTTTCATTATGTACCGCCAAGCAGTCAACAGCGAATACCAAGCAAGGCTAAGTGAAGTTGCGGCGCTGGTGTCTTCTTCTGAGGGGTTATTTGCTTCAAATCAAAAATTGGATGCATTAGTAGAAGCAATCAAAGCGACACAAAGACTCCAAAAGCTGAAGCAGCCTAACACCAATGTTGAGCCTCAGGTGAAAAATGTCTTACGACAAGCAGTTTATGGATCAGATGAATACAATCGTTTTTCAGGACATACAGCAGCTGTGATGACAGTAGCTGTTAGTCCTGATAGTTCCTTAATTGCCTCAGCAGGTATGGATAAAACGATTAGGCTGTGGCGACGTGATGGCACAGCAGTAGCGATATTCACAGATCATCAAGCAGCAGTAAGGATATTAGAGTTTAGCTTTGACGGTCAAATCTTTGTCTCAGCCAGTGACGATGGAGTCATTAAAGTATGGCAGCGAAATCAAAGCGGCACATATCGCATTTCTAGTAGTTTTACAGCTCACACTGCGGCTATCTGGGGACTTGCCTTGAGTCCTGATGGTGAAACTATTGCTTCGGCAAGTCTTGACAAAAAAGTGAAATTGTGGAAGCGTGATGGCTCCTTGCTCAACACTTTTGCAGGTGATAATGCTGCTTTTTCGGGAGTAGCATTTAGTCCTGATGGTCGAGTTTTAGCTGCTGCGACTCTATACAAGGCTGTCAAATTGTGGAAACAAGATGGCACGAGTTGGGATAAAGCCAACTTACTCCAAACTCTCTCAGATCACACAGGTTGGGTTGCCGCAGTTGCTTTTAGTCCGGATGGCCAAACTATTGCTTCTTCCAGCGAAGACACAACCGTCAAACTGTGGCGAAAAGATAACACAAATGGCAACTATCGTTTCTGGAAAACTCTTAAAGGACATAGTGCAGGAATTTGGCAAGTTGTCTTTAGTCCAGATGGTCAAGCTATTGCTTCCGCCAGCCTCGACAAAACAATTAAACTTTGGAACATTGATGGCACAGAACTGAGGACGCTAAGAGGACATAGTGCGTCGGTATGGAGTGTGAAGTTTAGCCGTGACGCCAGTTTTATTGCTTCGGCGGGTGCAGAAAATGTTGTCAGATTATGGCAGACTGAGAATGCATTCCAGAAAAGTATTATTGCCCATAGTGCCGGAATTTGGTCAATTGCTATCAGTCCTAAAACTGGGGCGATCGCAACCGCAGGTCATGAAAACATAGCTAAACTTTGGAGTAACCAAGGCAAATTGCTTAAAATTTTTTCTAATGGCAGTCCGGTCTTCGGAGTTTCATTCAGTCGTGATGGCAAGTTAATTGCTCTAGCTTCGGAAGATGATACAGTGAAACTTTGGCAAGCGGACGGCACTTTGGTTGCTACCTATAAATATCCTACTAGTAGTGAGCTGTTTACAGGTGCAATGAGTCCCAACGCTCAAACAATAGCGATGGTAAATGTAGATAAAACTATTAGGCTTTGGTGGCGCGATCGCCAAGCACCTGTGCAAGATTTTCGCCTTTCATCAAAGATCCTGAAGGGACATGAAGCAGAAATTTGGCAAGTCGTATTTAGTCCAGACAGTCGGCTTTTAGCTTCAGCCAGTGGCGATGGAACCGTGAAGTTATGGACGTTGGATGGTAAATTACTAAAAACTCTTCAAGGTCATACGGCGGCTGTGTGGAGAGTTGCCTTCAGCCCTGATGGTAAAATAATAGCCTCTGGAAGTGGAGACAACACCGTCAAGTTGTGGACACTAGATGGCAAATTGCTGAGAACTCTTCAAGGTCATACAGCAGCAATTTGGGGAGTAGCGTTTAGTCCCGACAGTAAAATAGTAGCTACTGCAAGTGTGGATACGACTATAAAGCTTTGGCAAGTTGATGGTACAGAACTCACAACCCTAACAGGACATACTGCTGCAATTAGGGGAGTTGCTATCAGTCGTGACGGCAAAATTCTAGCTTCAATTGGTGATGACAACACACTTATCCTGTGGAATTTACAGCGAATTCTCAAGCAAGATGTACTGGCTTATGGTTGTGCTTTAGCACAGAATTATTTGCAGACTAATAGAACAGTGAAACAGAGCGATCGCCATCTTTGCAAGCAAATTTGA
- a CDS encoding metallophosphoesterase has translation MKFISEPSIPVKIQKMKERVRWGNASIVQRGIDQTCMVIDDRNLDNPQFSFMVIGDSGTKSYYKHHPQRQVAELMLSHQEESSFILHTGDVIYIVGSHEYYPRNFIEPYREFIKGGENYKRIPYDRMVFKTPILPVLGNHDYYDVPLMYRLLAGSTLPLRRLFRYKDIEIGWHGSYQGDAYARAFLDYLKAFHSKEQLEFHLDEYYTAKTDTGRCLRYEPGRFTHLPNRYYTFRYGGIDFFALDSNTFNAPSPLPATKEGESSRRQLEKRRHEIADEEMQILEACDRLNPDNPEEAERLDALKAKLYQIDEVKIDIEKQLTSHHEPAIDFEQLEWFKQRLIASWHSQEVRGRVVYFHHPPYVTEASKWHQAQTIAVRRRLRWVFDSVAQTLGSATQGRPIVDLILNGHAHCLEYLRTTNTGYADSHLNCIVCGGSGRRPRRQREEGTELMETFEYLEGSPTRKIADSLLFIGRNGYDIFKRLPYSCVRIDVRGGTPPKFIVKPLVAERFQGQWFNKEMEAFEI, from the coding sequence ATGAAATTTATTTCCGAACCGTCGATACCTGTAAAAATTCAAAAGATGAAAGAACGGGTGCGCTGGGGTAATGCAAGTATTGTCCAGCGCGGAATTGACCAAACTTGCATGGTGATCGACGATCGCAACTTGGATAATCCACAATTTTCGTTTATGGTTATTGGCGATAGTGGAACTAAATCATATTACAAACACCATCCCCAGCGTCAAGTAGCTGAACTGATGCTGTCGCACCAAGAGGAATCTAGTTTTATCTTGCATACAGGTGATGTAATTTACATTGTTGGTTCGCATGAGTATTATCCCCGAAATTTTATCGAACCTTACCGCGAGTTCATTAAGGGTGGAGAAAACTACAAGCGTATTCCCTATGATCGCATGGTTTTTAAAACCCCGATTCTGCCAGTCTTGGGTAATCACGATTACTATGATGTACCGTTGATGTATCGACTGTTGGCAGGAAGCACACTACCACTACGCCGCCTGTTCCGCTACAAAGATATCGAAATTGGTTGGCATGGTTCCTATCAAGGAGATGCCTACGCACGGGCATTTTTGGATTATCTCAAGGCTTTCCATTCTAAGGAACAGTTAGAATTTCATCTCGACGAATACTACACCGCTAAAACAGATACCGGACGTTGTTTGCGTTACGAACCTGGACGTTTCACCCATCTACCCAACCGTTATTACACGTTTCGTTACGGCGGGATTGACTTTTTTGCCCTCGACTCGAATACTTTTAACGCCCCATCACCGCTACCCGCAACTAAAGAAGGAGAAAGCAGTCGCCGTCAATTAGAGAAGCGCCGCCACGAGATTGCAGACGAAGAAATGCAAATTTTAGAAGCGTGCGATCGCCTCAACCCAGATAATCCTGAAGAAGCGGAAAGACTCGACGCCCTCAAAGCCAAGTTATACCAAATTGATGAAGTCAAAATAGATATTGAAAAACAACTCACATCCCACCACGAACCAGCCATCGATTTTGAACAATTGGAATGGTTTAAGCAAAGGCTAATTGCATCTTGGCACAGCCAAGAGGTACGGGGGCGAGTAGTGTATTTCCACCATCCCCCCTATGTTACCGAAGCGAGTAAATGGCATCAAGCCCAAACTATAGCAGTACGTCGGCGTTTACGATGGGTATTTGATAGCGTGGCACAAACTCTTGGTTCCGCAACTCAGGGACGTCCGATTGTTGATTTAATTTTAAATGGTCATGCTCACTGCTTAGAATATCTCCGCACCACCAACACTGGCTATGCCGACTCTCACCTTAATTGTATAGTTTGCGGTGGTAGTGGTCGTCGTCCCCGTCGTCAGCGAGAGGAAGGGACAGAGTTAATGGAGACTTTTGAGTATTTAGAAGGAAGTCCTACTCGTAAAATTGCGGATTCACTATTGTTTATTGGTCGCAATGGGTACGATATTTTTAAGCGGTTGCCATACTCATGTGTGCGAATTGACGTTAGAGGTGGCACTCCACCCAAGTTTATTGTTAAACCACTGGTTGCCGAACGGTTTCAAGGGCAGTGGTTTAACAAAGAAATGGAAGCGTTTGAGATTTGA
- a CDS encoding class I SAM-dependent methyltransferase, with the protein MAAHYDTIAQQYKKSKEFPFRLHIEAYTYFNLLGDLTGKSLLDLACKEGFYTRQFKQKGAARVVGVEISEKMIELATQQEAREPQDIEYILGDVLELGKIGSFDLVVASYLLNYCQTKEQLLKVCQNIFANLKPGGRFITINNHSEQPPASYLSTEKYGFIKNIDEPLQEGTPIKYTVYADEEKFSFDNYYLSTATHEWAFRSVGFKEVRWQKLIVSPEGVEEFGEDFWQDFVESMPIVAIECL; encoded by the coding sequence ATGGCAGCCCATTATGACACCATAGCCCAGCAGTATAAAAAATCCAAAGAATTCCCGTTTCGCTTACATATTGAGGCATATACATATTTTAATTTGCTTGGTGATTTAACTGGAAAGTCCCTCCTAGACTTGGCTTGCAAAGAAGGATTCTACACTAGACAATTCAAACAAAAGGGTGCTGCACGGGTAGTTGGGGTGGAAATTTCTGAAAAAATGATTGAACTAGCAACACAGCAAGAAGCCAGAGAACCACAAGACATTGAATATATCCTTGGTGATGTACTTGAACTTGGTAAGATTGGTAGCTTTGATTTAGTAGTAGCTTCCTATCTGCTGAATTATTGCCAAACAAAAGAACAACTGCTCAAAGTTTGCCAAAATATATTCGCTAACCTGAAGCCGGGAGGTCGTTTTATAACTATCAATAATCATAGTGAACAACCCCCTGCATCCTATCTCTCAACTGAAAAGTATGGATTTATCAAAAACATAGACGAACCGCTTCAGGAAGGCACGCCCATAAAATACACAGTTTATGCTGATGAGGAGAAATTCAGCTTTGATAACTATTACCTCAGTACAGCCACCCATGAATGGGCATTCCGAAGTGTAGGTTTCAAAGAGGTTCGCTGGCAAAAACTAATCGTTTCCCCTGAAGGAGTAGAGGAATTTGGTGAAGATTTTTGGCAGGACTTTGTTGAATCTATGCCTATCGTTGCTATTGAATGTCTATAA